The Rhodohalobacter sp. SW132 DNA segment TAATATACATGTGAACATCACCCGGTGGTTCAGGGTCAGCGGGGGAGTTTTGTACAGACTTACGGATGGTGTCAGCCTGGCCGGCACCTCCAACTCAGACCTCTCCGGGTTTTCCGCTATGGCCGGACTTCGCTTTGGGAAGTTTTGATGGGAATGATTGCTGGTTTGATAAAACCATGAGCTCATGAAATCGAATCACCATACAAAATGGATGAAAATAATGCCCTGATGTATTTCACTTCATCCTCCACTATCACATGTCCTTTTCCCGGATAAATCTGCTTGCTTACATCTGCATTCAGTGTATCAAAAAGCGCTGCGGATTCATCAACACGTTTGAGCTCCAGGTACGGATCCTGGTCCCCGGATCCAATCAGCACCGGGGTATTCTCCAGATCGCCCGAATATTCCGATGCCCGGATCTCTTCGCCAATCAGACCACCGCTCAAGCCGATGACGCCACCATACCGCCTCGGATGCCGCGCGGCATATTCCAGTGCAAGGCACGCGCCCTGTGAAAACCCAAGCAATACGATCTTTCCCGTGCCGATTCCCTGCCCGTTCAGCTGTTGTATCAAATCATCCACCCGCTGCAGCGCACTGTTCAGCCAGGGTTCATTTTTCTTTAACGGTTCTGTAAACGGATGGGGATACCAGGTCCGGCCGGCCGCCTGCGGAGCGATATAATGAATATCCGGCTGGGCAAAATCATCGCTTAAACTCAGAATCCCTTTTGCCTCTGCACCGCGCCCATGAATCATAATCATCGCTGCCTTTGCACGGGAAACGGGTGCACCGCTCTCCACAAAGTTCTCCTCCTGGTGTGGTCCTGAAACTGGCTGATTTGGTTTGATGCGAAAGAGTGGCATAGAAAATTGTCGTCGTTTGAAAAACCTCCAAGGTTTCTAAAACCTTGGAGGTTTATGGATTTATAATTCAAAAAAATTTTAAACCGTAATCTCCGGCAGCCGCTTCTCAATCATCTCCCGGCGGCTTTCAAACCGTTCGGGCAGGTAAAGTTTCCGGCCGAGATCTTCTTCATTCTGCGCCGATTCATACCCAGGGCCATCGGTTGCGATTTCAAACAACACGCCGCCCGGTGACTGAAAATAGACTGACTTAAAGAAACGGCGGTCGATCACTCCTGTTGGATTGAAACCACGCTCCAGAACCATCTCCCGCATCTCCTCGTGCTCTTCATCGTCTTTTGCCCGGAACGCAACATGATGGACGATACCGCGACCGTTTTGCCCCTGTTTCGGCTCCACTTTTTCCAGGATAACAGACCCGCCAACCCGATTACCGGTCTGCAGCAGCGTCTGATTTCCATCAGTTACTATTTTCTCAAACCCAAAAACTTCCTCAAGCAGAGCTGCCGTCGGCTCCGTTTCGGTAATCTTCATCGTTGTGCTCCAGAATCCGCGGATACCGTATTCTGCCGGAACAGTTCCTTTATCCCACGCATCCACAGAGTTGACCGAATCATCAAAAACCAGCTCCAGTTTCAGTCGATCGGGATCCATAAATGAGACCACCTGCTTTTCGAACCTCTCAAACGGACCGTCAAAATCGATGTCCTGCTCACCAAACCGTTCCGCCCAGTACCCAATCGAGCCGGATGGTACGGCAAATGAAACGACCGCAGACTCTCCGCTTCCCGGTTTGCCCTGCACCGCCATCGGCCATGGAAAGAACGTCATGCTCGATCCCGGCTGAGATGTACCGTTCACATAAAACAGGTGATATGTCGATGGATCGTCCTGGTTTACCGTTTTCATGATCATCCGCAATCCCAGCGTTTTTACATAAAAATCCGTCGTACGCTGACCATCACCGCCAAGTACGGTAATGTGATGAATTCCTTTATTTGATGGTTTCATACTATTTCTCCTTTTCTTTCTCAGTTATTCGATAAAATTTTCAGGTAAACGGTTTGATCCACTCTTCAAACGCTTTCAAATATTTCCCAAGAAATCGTCTTGTGGAATCGTCTGTCAGATTTCCCTGGTTGTCAAATTTTTCATGGGCTCTGAAAAGCAGCAGTTCCGGTTTCGGCATGCAGTGCGCCCCAACCGACTTGAGCGACTGACGGAGCTGATCCTGGCTTCTGGCTGTTCCCGTAATTCCGGGTGAGGCGCCTAAAATCCCAACCGGTTTTCCGCCGATCGGCATATCATTTCCCGGCCGTGATGCCCAGTCAATGGCATTTTTCGTGACGCCGGTCATCCCGTGATTGTACTCCGGTGAGGCAATCAAAATTCCATCAGCGCTCCGAATCGCATCCTTAAATTCAGAAACCCGTTTCGGATCACCTTCCGTCTCAATGTCTGCATTGAACAGTGGAATTCCATCAAGGTCAAAAATCTCAATTTCCAAACTGTCTGACGCTTCTTCTATCGCGGCTTTCAGCAGCGATTTGTTAAATGATCCAGACCTGAGACTTCCTGCAAATGCTATGATTTTCATTGATTTGGGCTTTTATTTAATCATTTAGTTTAATGTTGAACTAATTTACGACTTTCTTTGCCGATAAACAAACTATCAACTTTCTATTACTTTTGGT contains these protein-coding regions:
- a CDS encoding NADPH-dependent FMN reductase; its protein translation is MKIIAFAGSLRSGSFNKSLLKAAIEEASDSLEIEIFDLDGIPLFNADIETEGDPKRVSEFKDAIRSADGILIASPEYNHGMTGVTKNAIDWASRPGNDMPIGGKPVGILGASPGITGTARSQDQLRQSLKSVGAHCMPKPELLLFRAHEKFDNQGNLTDDSTRRFLGKYLKAFEEWIKPFT
- a CDS encoding VOC family protein, with amino-acid sequence MKPSNKGIHHITVLGGDGQRTTDFYVKTLGLRMIMKTVNQDDPSTYHLFYVNGTSQPGSSMTFFPWPMAVQGKPGSGESAVVSFAVPSGSIGYWAERFGEQDIDFDGPFERFEKQVVSFMDPDRLKLELVFDDSVNSVDAWDKGTVPAEYGIRGFWSTTMKITETEPTAALLEEVFGFEKIVTDGNQTLLQTGNRVGGSVILEKVEPKQGQNGRGIVHHVAFRAKDDEEHEEMREMVLERGFNPTGVIDRRFFKSVYFQSPGGVLFEIATDGPGYESAQNEEDLGRKLYLPERFESRREMIEKRLPEITV
- a CDS encoding alpha/beta hydrolase — its product is MPLFRIKPNQPVSGPHQEENFVESGAPVSRAKAAMIMIHGRGAEAKGILSLSDDFAQPDIHYIAPQAAGRTWYPHPFTEPLKKNEPWLNSALQRVDDLIQQLNGQGIGTGKIVLLGFSQGACLALEYAARHPRRYGGVIGLSGGLIGEEIRASEYSGDLENTPVLIGSGDQDPYLELKRVDESAALFDTLNADVSKQIYPGKGHVIVEDEVKYIRALFSSILYGDSIS